A window of the Lepisosteus oculatus isolate fLepOcu1 chromosome 14, fLepOcu1.hap2, whole genome shotgun sequence genome harbors these coding sequences:
- the LOC138242510 gene encoding uncharacterized protein: MHSADTYILRHSEFVSLKPDEWLIGETIECYFQVAKESMDLGKKVFLMNHYTTGVIMSGNRERMARQRLSKVNFENYEAIISFFNTGVHWKLLYLYAPSQKVFVVDPMGSDEMGDSTAAAKRFRDFFKMRRNVLGKEDWLNINWHPSVIGHTRQADASSCGVFVMQMGADIINNFPDIPTYIEINSSAKEMRKLREDLSIRILEASDSV, encoded by the exons ATGCACAGTGCAGACACATATATTCTCAGACACTCGGAGTTTGTGTCTCTGAAACCAGATGAGTGGCTCATAGGCGAG ACCATTGAGTGTTACTTTCAAGTAGCGAAAGAATCCATGGACTTGGGGAAGAAGGTTTTCCTAATGAACCACTACACAACTGGTGTAATCATGAGTGGGAATAGAGAGCGCATGGCTAGACAACGTTTGTCCAAG GTCAACTTTGAAAACTATGAAGCCATTATTAGCTTTTTTAACACTGGTGTCCACTGGAAATTGTTG TATCTGTATGCTCCATCCCAGAAAGTCTTTGTGGTCGACCCTATGGGGAGTGATGAGATGGGAGACTCCACTGCAGCGGCAAAAAGGTTCAG GGACTTTTTTAAGATGCGAAGGAATGTCCTAGGAAAAGAAGACTGGTTGAATATCAACTGGCACCCAAGCGTGATTGGTCACACCAGGCAAGCAGATGCCTCAAGCTGTGGGGTCTTTGTGATGCAG ATGGGCGCAGACATCATTAACAATTTCCCGGATATTCCAACATATATCGAAATAAACAGCAGTGCCAAAGAAATGAGAAAGTTGCGGGAAGACCTGTCAATCAGAATTCTTGAGGCTTCAG ATTCAGTGTGA